The genomic DNA CACCTCTTCATCTGTGTATTATATTCCTCCTTTATTGCATTGAGAATGATGGAGCAATCCTATGTACCAGCATTAAGAACGTGTTCTgcagaaggaagaaagaataaattgCGAGTACTCTCATCTGAATGCTTTTATCAGACGACTTGCGTAATCCATACAATTTTTTGCATCCTCGACTTTTTCCGAGCTCACTAATTGGATGAGCAATACAATGTAACCCTGCCTATTCTTGTGACCAAAATCTCGGCAGTTCATGAGCAGAAACTTTTCCGCGCTCGACTTTTGTAAAGCCGAGTGAAGTCTATGGTTTTAACAACAAAGAACATTGCAGAAAGATTGAAAAATGTGAACAGAAACAATTTAGACAAGTTCTTTTATAGTTTTGATTCATTCCATATTATTTGTCGAATGGGCCTGTATGCTGTCGAAGCCTAACCTGGAACCAGTGTTCTCTGTTTTAATTCCCCTGTCCCAGACGCGAACTTACGGTTGCATACTGTTTTTTGAAGTCCAGGGGATTTCCAAGAATTCAGCTTCCTTGGAATGAGAGGTTAAACACGGTCTTTTGAAGGGCATGGCGCATTGACATTAACCGACTCGAAACCGATTCCTGTTGAGCAGACGTTTTAAACAACTAGAAATGAAGCTACCTCGTGTTATCTTAAGTACGGACCCGGTCAAATTTCGGTTTTATCTCTGTACATATCCAATTCTTTTCTAAATTCGGGCAATGGAATTAGAGGTTGCAGCGAATTTCGGGACTAGAACTGCTGCATTCCGCCTCCTCCTAAAGCCCCTCCCTAAATTGGTAATCAATGATCTGTCTTCCCTCCAAATTCCATATAACTATCCCGTCCCTATTCCATATCCTCCGTCTCTCTCCTACAGGCAGCCTTGGGCCATCCAAGGGGGTGTGCATGGCAAACCATTTCAAGATGAAGGCCTCTGGCTGCTTCCTCGtcctctccctcctcctcgTCTCCTCCTCGTTCCCGACCCCCTCCCTCGCCCTCTCAGATGCCGAGGCAGCCTTCATTGCCCGGCGCCAGCTCTTGCACCTCAAGGAGGACGGTGACCTCCCTGATGATTTTGAATATGAGGTGGATGTTAAGGTGACCTTTGCCAACCAGCGCCTCCGGAGGGCCTACATTGCCCTCCAGGCCTGGAAGAAGGCCATCTATTCCGACCCGTTCAACACCACTGGGAACTGGGTTGGTGCAAATGTGTGCGGGTACACGGGCGTCTTCTGTTCTGCAGCGCTCGATGACCCAAGCCTGAGCATTGTCGCCGGCATAGACCTCAATCACGCCGACATCGCTGGGTACCTTCCCCCCGAGCTGGGGCTTCTCACTGATACTGCACTTTTCCATCTGAATTCCAACCGGTTCTGCGGGATCATCCCAAAGAGCCTTTCCAAGCTCCGGCTCATGCACGAGTTCGATGTCAGCAACAACCGCTTTGTGGGTTCTTTTCCCACTGTAGTCCTCTCATGGCCGGCAGTCAAGTACATTGATCTCCGGTACAACGACTTCGAAGGACAGCTGCCTCCTGAGCTTTTTGAGAAGGACCTGGATGCATTGTTCTTGAACAACAACAGGTTCTCATCGGCCATCCCGGATTCGGTTGGCAATTCTACCGTCTCGGTGGTGACATTCGGGAATAACAATTTCACTGGTTGCATTCCCCACACCATCGGTAAAATGGCCAACCTGAATGAGATTATATTCTTGAACAACGGTTTGGGCGGTTGCTTCCCTGACGAACTCGGGAGTCTCGGCAACTTGACAGTCTTCGATGCTAGTTCTAACTCTTTCACCGGTTCGCTCCCGAAGACTTTGGCAGAGCTGAAGAATGTCCAGTTCCTGGATGTTTCATCCAACCAGCTGACAGGACAGGTGCCCGGAAACGTCTGCAAATTGCCAAGCCTGAGGAACTTCACATTCTCTAACAACTACTTCAGCGGCGAGGACAGCGCCTGCATACCATCTTCGGAGACGGCTGTCGTGTTCGATGACGTGAACAACTGTGTGCCCCAGAGGCCAAAGCAGAAGCTGCCAAAGGCATGCTTGCCAGTTACCAGGCGACCGGTTGATTGCAGCAAGAGCTGCGGAGCAGGCCAGTCCACTCCCTCTGGACCAACACCTCCGGTGACTCAGCCAGAGAAGCCCTCTCCCCTGAAGCCGGAAACTCCAGTTCAGGCTCCGCCGAAGGCAGAGACCCCAGCACCTCCCAAGCGCACTCCATCAACACCAGATACACCCCTTGTGAAGCCTCCGAAGTCTACACCCGAGACACCTGTCGTGAAGCCTCCACCATCTACCCCGGACAGACCAGTGGCAAAGCCTCCGACGTCTACACCCGAGACACCTGCTGTGAAGCCTCCACCATCTACCCCGGACAGACCCGTTGCAAAGCCTCCGACGTCTACACCCGAAACACCTGTCGCGAAGCCTCAGCCATCCACACCTTCAACACCGAAACCTCAACCGCCTACACCTAAAAGGCCGGAATCTCCACAGCCAGCCAAAGAGCCACCTCCAAAGCCAGTAACACCCTCACCGCCGACCCCGATATCAAATCCTCCGGAAATTGCACCTACTCCAGAAACCACACATGCACCAGCCCCACCGACGGAATTGGCTCAGCCTCCGAAGCCGGAGAAATCTTCTCCACCACCATCTCCTTCAGTACCTGAAAGCCCCTTGAACTTGCCTAAGCCGTCTCCGGAGCCAGAGAAATCTTCTCCATCGCCACCAACGGAATTGGCCCAGCCTCCGAAGCCAGAGAAATCTTCTCCACCACCATCTCCTTCAGTACCTGAAAGCCCCTTGAACTCACCTAAGCCGTCTCCGGAGCCGGAGAAATCTTCTCCATCACCATCTCCTTCGGTACCTGAAAGCCCCGCATACTCGCCTTCGCTGACTCCAGAGCCGAAGGTCTCTTCTCCACCACCATCCCCTAGTCAAGTGCAGTCGCCTCCATCACCAGCCAAACAGACTGTGCCTCCACCTATGTCAACATCGCCGCCACCGCCAGTCCAGTCTCCTCCTTCGCTGGTCCACTCTCCGCCACCACCAGTCCAGTCACCTCCCCCACCGCCGGTGCAATCCCCACCTCCACCAGTCTACTCTCCACCTCTACCCGTCTACTCTCCCCCGCCACCAGTCCACTCTCCACCACCTCCCGTCTACTCACCGCCCCCGCCGGCCCATTCCCCCCCACCACCTCCAGTCCACTCCCCACCCCCTCCAGTCTTCTCTCCTCCACCCCCAGTGCATTCCCCACCCCCTCCAGTCTTCTCTCCTCCACCGCCAGTGCACTCCCCTCCACCACCACCGCCGCCGGTGCACTCCCCGCCACCGCGTGTCTTCTCCCCACCACCTCCCGTCAACTCTCCACCCCCACCAGTTGCTTCTCCACCTCCTGCTGTGGTCCATTCTCCTCCACCACCAACCTATGAGAACGTCGTCTTGCCACCGATATTCGGATCCCAGTACTCATCGCCGCCTCCTCCGGTGTACCCGGGCTACTAAGCGCCTCTCATATATTACATCTTAGCTATTTGTCTATTTCCCTGAGTAGtttcaaaatgaaatagaTGCTTTTCCCAAGTTGAGATTGTATTCACTCTGCCTAAGATCTTCTTGTCCATGCTTCCAGCTATCCATCCGAATACTTATGCCGAAAGCTCAAACATCAGCAAAACATTAGAAAACTAACTTGAACATGTTACTTCATCTAAGTTAAAGATTGAAAGGAGGTCAAAATTGCCATTAGCAACTGCTTTTATTAGCACAAAATGCGTTCCTAAAACTCGTACTTGACACTGTAATTCACATGTTCTTGAAAGTTGTATGGATGAAGAGGTACCATTTATAAGAATTCAACAGTTCGGCCGATATAACGTATACAAATATGTCCCAATGAACATGTATGGGTGAACGGACGAACTGAGAAGAAGATTAAGGGCTTCTGTTAAAAGATATGAAGGAAGGAAAATCGCCATTAGCAATTGCATTTACTCACAAAATGTGTCGGCTAAATCTCGTACTTGACAGTGTAATTCATATGCTCTCTTGCTATGTTCAAGTGTCTGAAATCTGAATAGTTGTTCTTGATGGTTTGTACGGATGAATAAGTGCCTTCTTGTCAAGATTCAATAGTTCAGGGGCTGTTGTACAAGTAATTCAGAATAAAGTGGCTAATGATAAATTATCGACAGTTGGAGGACCTTCATGCAATTAATCCTGTCAACAGGGGGCCGACCCTGCCGTGAGGGAAACGTCGTCGTGTCCGCGACGATTCCTTCGAGCAGACGTCGCGGCTGTTTCGTCCCATCGTTGATTCACAAAGTCACAAGAGTGTAATTTCTCAGAGCCTGAAACAGGATCGGATCTCgtcggagaagaagaagaagaagaaaactcCATTAGAGGTCCTCTTCGGTGTGTGGGAAGCCATTGAGGTTCAGCAGCAGTGGGAGTGAGATGGAAGACAAGAAGCAGCCACTGACGAA from Punica granatum isolate Tunisia-2019 chromosome 2, ASM765513v2, whole genome shotgun sequence includes the following:
- the LOC116194669 gene encoding pollen-specific leucine-rich repeat extensin-like protein 3, with product MICLPSKFHITIPSLFHILRLSPTGSLGPSKGVCMANHFKMKASGCFLVLSLLLVSSSFPTPSLALSDAEAAFIARRQLLHLKEDGDLPDDFEYEVDVKVTFANQRLRRAYIALQAWKKAIYSDPFNTTGNWVGANVCGYTGVFCSAALDDPSLSIVAGIDLNHADIAGYLPPELGLLTDTALFHLNSNRFCGIIPKSLSKLRLMHEFDVSNNRFVGSFPTVVLSWPAVKYIDLRYNDFEGQLPPELFEKDLDALFLNNNRFSSAIPDSVGNSTVSVVTFGNNNFTGCIPHTIGKMANLNEIIFLNNGLGGCFPDELGSLGNLTVFDASSNSFTGSLPKTLAELKNVQFLDVSSNQLTGQVPGNVCKLPSLRNFTFSNNYFSGEDSACIPSSETAVVFDDVNNCVPQRPKQKLPKACLPVTRRPVDCSKSCGAGQSTPSGPTPPSPPSPAKQTVPPPMSTSPPPPVQSPPSLVHSPPPPVQSPPPPPVQSPPPPVYSPPLPVYSPPPPVHSPPPPVYSPPPPAHSPPPPPVHSPPPPVFSPPPPVHSPPPPVFSPPPPVHSPPPPPPPVHSPPPRVFSPPPPVNSPPPPVASPPPAVVHSPPPPTYENVVLPPIFGSQYSSPPPPVYPGY